The Acetivibrio cellulolyticus CD2 genome segment TTCTCTTGGAAAATGCAAGAATCCATAGGGAGCTTTTAGAGCATAAGAACTATCTCCAGGGTCTTCACGATTCTGCTGAGAAAATATTAATTAATATGCTGCCCAAAAAACTTCCTTCTATTTGTGGTTTCAATTTCGCTGTCGAATATAAAAGCTGTGAATCTGTTGGCGGTGACATGTACGACGTAGCTGATATTGGAGATTATCTGTGTTTCTATGTATTTGATGTCTCCAGTCATGGAATACTTGCTTCCGTAATATCTACGATTATTAAAAGCTTTCTTCAAAATATTGAGTACAATTACCAGCAAGGCATAAATAAACGTAGATTTCCAGAAATAGTTCTCGACCTGAACATGGTACTTTTGTCCAATACTGCACAAAACGTGTTTGCCACCCTTCTTTTAGGGTTTATTGATAAAGAAACCAAAATCATTTACACAGTATCGGCAGGACACATAACGCAATATATTGTAAGAATTGATGGCAGCCATATCCCCTTAGAATCTACCGGTCCTATTCTTGGAGTCTTTGAGGATGCTACTTACAGCTGCTGTGTCAATCAGCTGTGCCCAGGTGATAAAATCTGGCTATTTACTGATGGATTGGTTGAAGCGACTCCAACTGAAGATACACCCGTATTTGGTGAAGACAGCCTTTTATCACTGCTCAAAGAAAATAAAGATACTCCCCTGCCAAATATAGTTAAAAAAACAGTGCAAACAGTTAAAGACTATTCAAAAAATACATTTTTCGATGATATTACCCTTCTGGGAATTGAGGTAAGTAATAAATGAAATAATACTACTAATTATGCAGCTATCGGAGGTTCAAATGAAATATCATATTTTCTCAGATCCAGACAATACCATACAACTGTTTGAAAGCATAATTACCAGTTCTTCTGAATATGGTGTTATTGCAACTGATAAAGATAACAGGATAGTTTTATGGAACAGGGGCGCTGAACTTATCTACGGTTATTCTCCTGATGAAATGCTTGGAAAGCATCTTCCACACGATCTGAACAAAAAAGCCGGAATTGATAGCGACTTCCTTTTTCTTGTTGAGAATGATTTTAAGGGAAATATAATTGACTATAAAATGAGTGCAACAACCAAAAATGGGCAAATTAAACCGGTATCTATAGCTATTTCACATAGAACTAACGAAGAAAACATGTTTTGCGGTCTTTTAATCCTAGTCAGAGATATAACAAAATATATGTATGAAGAACAGTTTAGAGATTTACTGCTTGAGATAACACAAATTGTAAACTCTCCCCGCCCTTTAGATGATATGTGTCTTTCTATTTGTACTACTGTAAGCGCAATTCTTGATGTCCCTATAGCATTTATATGCCTGTTTGACTATCTAAACAATAATTTTTATATTAACTCTCAGGTTGGACTTAGTGGCAAAAATTGCAATCACGAATGCATATATTACCCGGATGAAGCCAATATTCCCGAAAGCATAAAAAGTTGTTATGAAACTTACTCACAGTTCGTGATAACTTCTGAATTACTCAAAGATCATGACATATTAAAATGTATTAATAAACGAAAACTTAATGAGAATGACAATTATATAATTCACATTCCGCTCACCTCTGATGATTCTCTGATAGGCATTCTTCATATTATAGCACCCACCTTAAAGAGGGAGTTTCTTATTAAAGAGACACAAATACTAGGTCTGATAGCTAATGAAATAACTGCAGGCATACAAAGAAAAAGGTTGGTAGAAGAAATCCGAGAATACGCCGACAATCTTGAAAAAATGGTTAAGGTAAGAACTTCACAGCTTAGAGAAAAAGATGCACTTTTAATTCAATCCGGCAAGCTTGCTACTCTTGGAGAAATGGCAACCGGGATAGCTCACGAGATTAATCAGCCGTTAGGAGGAATCAGCCTTATAACTCAGGGTCTGATCCTTGCAAAAAACCGTAATAAACTAACTGAAGAGATGCTGTCTGAAAAACTGAATTCCATAGTTGATCAGGTAGAAAGAATTAACAAAATAATTGGGCACTTAAGAACGTTTGCAAGGCAATCAGATGACACAAAAAAAGAAGTTGACGTAAAGCAACCTCTGCTTGATGTATTTAAACTTATAGGCGAACAGCTTATAAAAAAGAATATTACTGTAGAACTGGACCTTGCTGATAACCTACCCTTAATACTTGCAGACCATAACAAGCTGGAACAGATTTTTCTTAATCTGATAGGTAACGCCCGTGATGCCATAGGAGAGTTGGAAAAACTTGGCCGAAAACTCAAAAAGGAAAGTGAAGCGTCCGATTGGATTAAATCACTTGATAAAAAAATAACTATCAGGATATATACCAATGAAGAGGATGAAATTATTGAAATATCCGATAACGGCATTGGCATACCTGAATCGATAATAAATAAGATCTTCGATCCTTTCTTTACAACAAAAGAAGTGGGAAAAGGCACAGGACTCGGGCTTTCAATAACCTATGGAATTGTAAAAGAATTTGATGGTACCATAGATGTTACATCAAAGGAAATGCAAGGAAGTAAATTCACAATAAAATTCCCGATTTATAGGCGGAAATCCCTTTAAATCCATTATTTTGTTTGTTAATACGCTTATGAAGTGTTATACTATTTTAAATGAATAGTATAGTAGAAATGAGGTGTGAAATTTGCCTTTCGATGGTGTAGTAGCCAAAAACGTAGTAATCGAATTATCTGATATCCTTGTTGGTGGACGTATAGAAAAAATATACCAACCCGAACAGGACGAAATATTAATCCTTATAAGGACTAAAGGTCAGAATCTTAAATTGATTCTCTCAGCTAATGCCAGCTATCCAAGGATTCATATAACCAATTTATCGAAGGAAAATCCTGCAAATCCTCCTGTTTTCTGCATGCTCCTAAGAAAGCATTTATCTGGAGGCAAGATAATAAAAGTTGAGTTCTATGACTTTGAGAGAATTATCTCTGTTCATGTTGAAGCAGTAAATGAGCTCGGAGATACTACATATAAAAAACTTCTGATTGAAATAATGGGAAAACACAGCAATATAATGCTGCTCAATGATGGAGATATAATACTTGACTCTATCAAGCATATAGACAGTGATATTAGCAGAGTAAGGGAAGTTATGCCTGCAAGGCCCTACATACTGCCACCCGCACAGGATAAAGTGAGTCCTGAAACACTGGATATTGATTCCTTTTTCAAGAATGCAAAAAACCACAGTGAACTTCGTATTTCTAAATATCTTTTAAACAATATCAAGGGATTTAGTCCCCTTCTTTGCGAGGAAGTATGCCATAGAGCTGAAATTGATGGAAGAACTATAATTGATGACTTATCAGATACAGATCTTGAAAAAGTCAAATACAATTTAAATAAGATTATATCAAATATAGCTGTTTCAAGTTTTTCCCCATGTATTGCATGGGCTGATGAGACTAAAAGCAAACCAATAGATTTTCATTCATTAGAAATAACACAATATTCAAATATCGAATATATCCCTTCTATCAGCAGTACACTGGATTTGTTTTATACATCAAAAGACACTGCTGAGAGGCTCGTTCAAAAGAAAAGTGACCTAACAAAGGTTCTAAATAATGGAATTGATCGATGCAATAAAAAAATATCTATTCATCAGGAAACATTAAGGGATGTAGCTGACCGTGAAAAACTCAAGCTTTACGGAGAGCTTCTCACTGCAAATATATATTGCATACCCAAAAACTCAAAGCAAGTGTCACTACTTAATTATTATAGCGAAAATAGTGAATATGTTGATATACCTCTTGATGAAAATATGCTGCCCCAGGAAAACGCTCAAAGGTATTACAAGAAATTCACCAAGGCAAAAAGTGCCTATAGTTTTACAAGCACTCAGTTGGAAGAAGCCTTTAGAGAGCTTGAGTATCTTGAAAGTGTCCTCCAAAATCTTGAAAGTGCAACTACCACTCAAGAAATAGATGAAATAAGACAGGAACTTGTTGAGGTGGGATACGTAAATCAAAGCAGAAAATCAAAAATCAAGAAAAACCTAAAAGCCTTAGAACCTTTTTTATACAAATCATCTGATGGCTTTGACGTTTTTGTAGGTAGAAATAATATCCAAAACGATTTTTTGACTTTAAAAATGTCTTCCTCCAACGATATATGGTTTCATACAAAAAATATACCCGGTTCACATGTAATTGTTAAGAAACAATCGGGGGATGTACCGGAAAATACTCTACTTGAAGCTGCTTTAATAGCAGCATACCACAGTAAGGGAAAATTATCCTCTCATGTTGAAGTAGATTATACTCAAGTAAAAAACGTAAAAAAAACAAACGGTGCGAAGCCCGGAATGGTAATTTACACCAACTATAAAACCATAATCGTAACACCTGATGAAAACAAAATTAGAACTATAAAATATAAAAACAAATAAGGAGTGGCTTTAAAATGTTATCACAAAAAATAGTTAGTAGTCTTTCCAGTTCTTCATGGATAAGGGCCATGTTTGAAGAAGGTGAAAAGCTTCGTAAGATTTATGGAAAAGACAAGGTCTATGATTTTACATTGGGTAATCCAGATCCTGAACCGCCAAAAGAGGTTAAGGAATTTATTAAGAATATGATTCTGGAGGACAAGCCCGGAATGCATGGTTATATGAGCAATGCAGGTTATGAAGATGTCAGGCAAAAGATTGCTGACAGTGTTAGTAAGGAGACGGGTCTCCAGCTTAATTCACAGCACGTTATGATGACCTGCGGTGCTGCTGGTGGGTTAAATGTAGTTTTAAAATCCATTTTAAATCCTGATGAAGAGGTATTAATACTTGCTCCATTTTTTGTAGAGTACCTGTCTTATGTGGACAACCATGGCGGCAAATCCGTTATAATACCTCCTTTGAAAGACTCTTTTGACCCTAATCTTGACATATTAAAAGAAAAGATTACTGCAAAAACAAAGGCTATTATTATAAATTCACCTAATAATCCTTCTGGGCACATTTATAGCGAGGATACTTTGATAAGAATTTCCAAAATCCTCATAGAGAAGGAAGCAGAATATAATTCAACTATTTGTGTTATATCTGATGAACCCTATGTCAAACTAGTATATGACGATATAAAAGTTCCAAGTATTTTGAAGATGTTTAAAAATTCTTTTGTAGTAAATTCCTTCAGTAAATCACTATCTCTTCCTGGAGAAAGAATAGGGTATATTGTTGTAAATCCCCAAATAAAGGATGTTGACCTTGTTGTTGCATGTCTTGCAACCTGTAATCGTTCTTTGGGTTATGTCAATGCCCCTGCTCTATTCCAAAAAGTTATAGGTGCAACACTAGACGCTTCTGTTGATGTTAATATATACAAGGAAAGACGTGATACTCTATATGAAAAACTGGTTAGTCTTGGTTTTTCGTGTATAAAACCGCAAGGAGCCTTCTACCTGTTTCCAAAATCCCCAATTGAAGATGATGTGGCATTTATTCAAAGTGCGCTCAAGTATAACCTTCTTCTTGTACCGGGTAAAGGTTTTGGAGCACCAGGTTACTTTAGAATGGCTTACTGTGTAAGTGTAGAGACTATAAAGAATTCCTTCCCTGCCTTTGAAGCCCTAGCTAAGGATTATAACCTTGGAAAATAGTGCTCAAACAAACTTATCAAAAACGAGAGGAGCATTTAGCCCCTCTCGTTTTTATATTTCTCATCAAATTTTCAATATAAGCTTTTGTTCCAATCAGATTAACTGAAGAATCGAAAGTAACATTTCACTATGTGTCTAATCTCTCGACTTAATAACCATTAGTAAACCTTTTTTTATTGTAATTTCAGCAGTTTCATCCAAAAACTCATTGCTAACTCCCCTGCTTGATCCCATCTCAATATCTTCACAATTCAGCTCATAATACAATCCCTTGGTAGTTATTCCTTCCACAACGTTAGTTAAGGGAAGCAAAGTCAGCTTATACCCCTCTTCGCGCATAACAAAAATTCTGTCTTTGACTAGCATGATCTCATTATGTTCATTGACAATCATACCTTTTATTCCTCTGCTTAGCATCTGCTTAAGCAGAAAAATATTTGCCAATGAGTGGTCAAGTCTTGATCCAATACCACCAATAATAATTATTTCAGTGTA includes the following:
- a CDS encoding PAS domain-containing sensor histidine kinase produces the protein MKYHIFSDPDNTIQLFESIITSSSEYGVIATDKDNRIVLWNRGAELIYGYSPDEMLGKHLPHDLNKKAGIDSDFLFLVENDFKGNIIDYKMSATTKNGQIKPVSIAISHRTNEENMFCGLLILVRDITKYMYEEQFRDLLLEITQIVNSPRPLDDMCLSICTTVSAILDVPIAFICLFDYLNNNFYINSQVGLSGKNCNHECIYYPDEANIPESIKSCYETYSQFVITSELLKDHDILKCINKRKLNENDNYIIHIPLTSDDSLIGILHIIAPTLKREFLIKETQILGLIANEITAGIQRKRLVEEIREYADNLEKMVKVRTSQLREKDALLIQSGKLATLGEMATGIAHEINQPLGGISLITQGLILAKNRNKLTEEMLSEKLNSIVDQVERINKIIGHLRTFARQSDDTKKEVDVKQPLLDVFKLIGEQLIKKNITVELDLADNLPLILADHNKLEQIFLNLIGNARDAIGELEKLGRKLKKESEASDWIKSLDKKITIRIYTNEEDEIIEISDNGIGIPESIINKIFDPFFTTKEVGKGTGLGLSITYGIVKEFDGTIDVTSKEMQGSKFTIKFPIYRRKSL
- a CDS encoding pyridoxal phosphate-dependent aminotransferase, which codes for MLSQKIVSSLSSSSWIRAMFEEGEKLRKIYGKDKVYDFTLGNPDPEPPKEVKEFIKNMILEDKPGMHGYMSNAGYEDVRQKIADSVSKETGLQLNSQHVMMTCGAAGGLNVVLKSILNPDEEVLILAPFFVEYLSYVDNHGGKSVIIPPLKDSFDPNLDILKEKITAKTKAIIINSPNNPSGHIYSEDTLIRISKILIEKEAEYNSTICVISDEPYVKLVYDDIKVPSILKMFKNSFVVNSFSKSLSLPGERIGYIVVNPQIKDVDLVVACLATCNRSLGYVNAPALFQKVIGATLDASVDVNIYKERRDTLYEKLVSLGFSCIKPQGAFYLFPKSPIEDDVAFIQSALKYNLLLVPGKGFGAPGYFRMAYCVSVETIKNSFPAFEALAKDYNLGK
- a CDS encoding thiamine diphosphokinase, translating into MVAIIVCSGSIIDYSYHEKYFNIAKSIICVDGGAKHLRNLELVPDVLIGDLDSIQKEDLEYLNSLNVRIIKYPSEKNMTDTEIAVDFAVESGYTEIIIIGGIGSRLDHSLANIFLLKQMLSRGIKGMIVNEHNEIMLVKDRIFVMREEGYKLTLLPLTNVVEGITTKGLYYELNCEDIEMGSSRGVSNEFLDETAEITIKKGLLMVIKSRD
- a CDS encoding Rqc2 family fibronectin-binding protein, whose translation is MPFDGVVAKNVVIELSDILVGGRIEKIYQPEQDEILILIRTKGQNLKLILSANASYPRIHITNLSKENPANPPVFCMLLRKHLSGGKIIKVEFYDFERIISVHVEAVNELGDTTYKKLLIEIMGKHSNIMLLNDGDIILDSIKHIDSDISRVREVMPARPYILPPAQDKVSPETLDIDSFFKNAKNHSELRISKYLLNNIKGFSPLLCEEVCHRAEIDGRTIIDDLSDTDLEKVKYNLNKIISNIAVSSFSPCIAWADETKSKPIDFHSLEITQYSNIEYIPSISSTLDLFYTSKDTAERLVQKKSDLTKVLNNGIDRCNKKISIHQETLRDVADREKLKLYGELLTANIYCIPKNSKQVSLLNYYSENSEYVDIPLDENMLPQENAQRYYKKFTKAKSAYSFTSTQLEEAFRELEYLESVLQNLESATTTQEIDEIRQELVEVGYVNQSRKSKIKKNLKALEPFLYKSSDGFDVFVGRNNIQNDFLTLKMSSSNDIWFHTKNIPGSHVIVKKQSGDVPENTLLEAALIAAYHSKGKLSSHVEVDYTQVKNVKKTNGAKPGMVIYTNYKTIIVTPDENKIRTIKYKNK
- a CDS encoding SpoIIE family protein phosphatase, which codes for MSKILVIDDERTILDNIKFVLELDNNEVITFSKSEEGFEFFKNNYTTIDVVLTDMKMPDLSGMEMLREIKKIMPEMGVIILTGHGDLENAIQAMKEGAFEYLKKPVTADNLTIAINNAVNKKNLLLENARIHRELLEHKNYLQGLHDSAEKILINMLPKKLPSICGFNFAVEYKSCESVGGDMYDVADIGDYLCFYVFDVSSHGILASVISTIIKSFLQNIEYNYQQGINKRRFPEIVLDLNMVLLSNTAQNVFATLLLGFIDKETKIIYTVSAGHITQYIVRIDGSHIPLESTGPILGVFEDATYSCCVNQLCPGDKIWLFTDGLVEATPTEDTPVFGEDSLLSLLKENKDTPLPNIVKKTVQTVKDYSKNTFFDDITLLGIEVSNK